The Deltaproteobacteria bacterium genome window below encodes:
- a CDS encoding NERD domain-containing protein, giving the protein MRHLPQGWQAWHSLKLDTGSYLEAEADFVVASPEHGFIVLEVKSGKMRVEDGHWFQNSHRLQRAPIDQATNFAHHLSNRIKRETGELVPFVSMVAFPDVDTLEGKPSDDLVRYSITGKDLGEIATKLKATLEIASGNGRNPPKSADWIKLIHRLWGHTWTTKPSLISDVLEIPIKLTDTQLAILDGLVENPALLIEGGPGTGKSFIAREAASRFKRAGREVLYLCFTDPLAKWMSFELKGKATVRTLRRLAADLAGVSPTNSDDWASVTNRAIESWSASDVANPFLKWLKEAKPVVLLDESQDLAEDDWLLVNQIVNDLGKPGELSPIWWSFADSDQTILPFAKLEISFFPARFRLGPSYRAPLDLVNANGLFREASQSNEPLTVLHERIVPLFRNEKLSGPVARLKWTETKDDLDNEVRVAIEVDQLIKEGFKRNQIAVCSVRGRDEKRSLNGKTRIGSHPCVPADHDSAPLSLIVDTFARLKGLERPAIVVTDIHLMQPGREAELMKRLYVAATRAQICVRIVGPIPMRKKGIGHAA; this is encoded by the coding sequence GTGCGACATCTGCCCCAAGGCTGGCAAGCGTGGCACTCCCTTAAGCTCGATACTGGAAGCTATCTTGAAGCGGAAGCGGACTTTGTTGTGGCCTCACCTGAACATGGATTTATTGTTTTGGAAGTTAAATCTGGGAAGATGAGAGTCGAGGACGGGCATTGGTTTCAGAATTCCCATCGTTTGCAACGCGCGCCAATTGATCAGGCGACAAATTTTGCACATCATCTCTCGAACCGAATAAAGCGTGAAACCGGCGAACTGGTTCCCTTTGTTTCAATGGTGGCGTTTCCTGATGTCGACACTCTTGAGGGTAAACCAAGTGACGATCTTGTTCGCTATTCAATTACCGGAAAAGATCTTGGCGAAATAGCGACAAAACTAAAAGCAACGCTCGAGATTGCGAGTGGCAATGGTCGGAATCCGCCAAAAAGCGCTGATTGGATTAAGCTCATACATAGGCTTTGGGGCCACACATGGACGACTAAGCCGTCGCTCATCTCTGATGTCTTGGAAATCCCAATCAAGCTAACGGACACCCAACTTGCAATTTTGGATGGACTAGTCGAGAACCCTGCGCTGTTAATTGAAGGAGGGCCGGGAACTGGTAAAAGCTTTATTGCAAGAGAAGCGGCTAGTCGCTTCAAGCGCGCGGGCAGAGAAGTCTTGTACCTCTGTTTCACAGATCCCCTAGCGAAGTGGATGAGTTTTGAGTTGAAGGGGAAGGCAACGGTTCGGACGCTTCGACGTCTAGCTGCTGATTTGGCTGGAGTCAGTCCGACGAATAGCGATGATTGGGCGTCCGTTACAAATAGGGCGATCGAATCATGGTCTGCGAGTGATGTGGCCAATCCCTTTTTGAAGTGGCTAAAAGAGGCAAAACCTGTGGTGCTACTTGATGAGTCACAGGATCTGGCTGAGGATGATTGGCTTTTGGTTAATCAGATTGTTAATGATCTTGGTAAGCCTGGGGAACTTTCACCGATCTGGTGGAGCTTTGCGGATAGTGACCAAACCATATTGCCCTTCGCGAAACTAGAGATCAGTTTCTTTCCTGCGCGTTTCCGGTTGGGGCCATCATATAGGGCGCCGTTGGATCTTGTGAATGCGAATGGACTATTTAGGGAGGCGAGTCAGTCTAACGAGCCGCTGACAGTATTGCATGAAAGAATAGTGCCACTCTTTCGCAACGAGAAACTATCTGGTCCGGTCGCCAGACTAAAGTGGACTGAAACGAAGGATGATTTAGACAATGAAGTTCGAGTCGCGATCGAAGTAGATCAGTTGATAAAAGAAGGCTTTAAACGAAATCAGATTGCGGTTTGCTCGGTTCGCGGACGCGATGAAAAGCGGAGTCTCAATGGTAAGACTCGGATTGGTTCTCACCCATGTGTACCTGCTGACCACGATAGTGCGCCGCTATCTTTGATTGTTGATACATTTGCTCGATTGAAAGGGCTTGAGCGTCCAGCGATTGTCGTGACAGACATTCATTTGATGCAACCTGGGCGCGAAGCTGAATTGATGAAACGTCTTTATGTAGCAGCTACTCGCGCACAGATCTGTGTACGAATTGTCGGTCCGATTCCAATGCGAAAAAAGGGAATAGGTCACGCTGCTTAA
- a CDS encoding DUF3293 domain-containing protein, translated as MPELKDIDGYLEEMFAALAKKKFAKFDAVHGELMKSGLVGWHDTPLRLDLLELCENGDFSRANYALAAGIAPLDDDQLFLHACSYGKPKDIDAVRYAAYRENEDGGSFDSSTDLTPSALIKATFNLRQMKNFVHVLPLILRDSEEVDSDLSESDDLNLTDIIRYFESKDSKYLRAILANRKFKKATLSSAVFVCESVSAIKLLVKHGADVHTLAGNTRKNLSIRAVECGNIDVLKFALQQNVSPFQLDSFGDSAYTKSRVRKKTAAMAKVCITWGKRHPKLVQSLVDTALRKRRKRDFVLLEGLKKDGLLNKVQTAAIANAKKQIKINDKLQGLYAATSFQANIPDGELIIRVDQICPALDSLMALHGVQCACYITADNPGSKKSTEEKNTKARQSLISALKRKKLTFFTGQGRPDNGTWPPEESFLVLGMSFRETMALAEKFGQTAIVFIHRGSPAKLVFRNF; from the coding sequence ATGCCAGAGCTTAAAGATATCGACGGCTACCTGGAAGAAATGTTCGCCGCCTTAGCAAAGAAAAAGTTCGCGAAATTTGATGCTGTCCATGGTGAACTCATGAAAAGTGGCCTAGTCGGTTGGCATGATACGCCTCTCAGGCTCGATCTTTTGGAGCTCTGTGAGAATGGTGATTTCTCACGCGCAAACTACGCTCTCGCAGCGGGGATTGCTCCACTCGATGACGATCAGCTTTTTTTGCATGCATGCAGCTACGGCAAACCGAAGGATATCGATGCGGTCCGCTATGCGGCATACAGAGAAAATGAGGACGGAGGCAGCTTCGATTCTAGCACCGATCTTACGCCATCAGCTCTCATCAAAGCGACATTCAATCTTCGTCAAATGAAGAATTTCGTTCACGTTTTGCCATTGATTTTACGTGATTCGGAAGAAGTTGATTCCGATCTATCTGAAAGTGATGATTTGAATCTGACCGACATCATTCGCTATTTTGAATCGAAAGACTCAAAGTATCTTAGGGCCATATTGGCCAACCGCAAATTCAAAAAAGCGACGCTTTCTAGTGCGGTGTTTGTTTGTGAGTCAGTGTCAGCGATCAAACTGCTGGTGAAACACGGCGCCGACGTTCATACACTTGCAGGCAACACGAGGAAGAACTTGTCCATTCGTGCCGTTGAGTGTGGAAATATTGATGTGCTCAAATTTGCTCTCCAACAAAACGTTTCTCCGTTTCAGCTGGATAGCTTCGGCGATTCAGCATACACGAAGAGCCGTGTGCGAAAAAAAACGGCCGCTATGGCAAAGGTTTGCATCACGTGGGGCAAGCGACATCCCAAATTAGTACAATCATTGGTGGACACAGCGCTGAGAAAGCGGCGCAAGCGAGATTTTGTACTTCTCGAAGGTTTAAAAAAAGACGGCCTGCTTAACAAGGTACAGACAGCGGCAATCGCAAACGCAAAGAAGCAGATTAAAATTAACGATAAGCTGCAGGGTTTATATGCCGCAACTTCCTTCCAAGCAAACATTCCAGATGGCGAGCTCATCATTCGAGTTGATCAAATTTGCCCGGCCCTTGACAGTTTGATGGCGCTTCATGGCGTGCAGTGCGCTTGCTATATCACTGCAGATAACCCTGGATCGAAGAAAAGCACGGAAGAGAAAAATACGAAGGCGCGGCAGAGTTTGATTTCTGCGCTCAAACGAAAGAAACTTACTTTCTTTACCGGACAAGGTAGGCCTGACAACGGAACTTGGCCCCCAGAGGAGAGCTTTCTTGTTTTGGGTATGTCTTTTAGGGAAACAATGGCTCTCGCAGAAAAGTTCGGACAAACGGCCATTGTATTTATTCACCGAGGCTCGCCAGCGAAATTGGTATTTCGTAATTTTTAG
- the rmuC gene encoding DNA recombination protein RmuC, whose protein sequence is MNYDVLVSGVALMIGLFLGYTIGGLRKSRAQIAETDSGLIPILQKEKERAEIRLGELAAALERSKIESAERKKENEFLHTLTAGAKSAAEAAETKCAAAIDAWNELKPKFETAKSETVWLKEQLEKSSQQLMDLEKVLSDRFMTLAQKVLEDQNQKFQDFGNKNLGGLITPLREKLQTFEKQIQDTYAKESTERSLLRQQVEGLIGAQAKLSEDANRLSSALRADVKQQGNWGELVLRRILESSGLREGQEFVMQGKGMDLKGDDGEGQKPDYIIWLEDRKFLIVDSKVTIRSFEKFIHAQDENSRDEHWRHYLLAIEDHVNGLSGKHYHSNEKLGSPEYVMMFMPTEASFALLVDRSPDLIEKAWGKKIILVGPTNLMACLKAVDSVWKFNRQNKNVEEIMSIGQKALHKFADFTANIEAIGTSLKGAQTSLDKATAQLQGKGGMVSLMKKMNTLDVPSTKALAKFAADVDTEVGELSEPGTKPDGAA, encoded by the coding sequence ATGAATTATGATGTTCTCGTTTCAGGTGTAGCCCTCATGATTGGTCTATTCCTAGGATACACTATCGGTGGCCTGCGCAAGAGTAGGGCGCAAATCGCAGAGACTGATTCCGGTTTGATTCCCATTCTGCAAAAAGAGAAAGAGCGCGCTGAAATCAGATTAGGCGAATTGGCCGCTGCGTTGGAACGTAGCAAAATCGAAAGTGCCGAGCGAAAGAAAGAAAACGAATTTTTGCACACGTTGACGGCAGGGGCCAAGAGCGCGGCCGAAGCTGCAGAGACTAAATGTGCGGCCGCAATCGACGCATGGAACGAACTCAAGCCAAAATTTGAAACGGCAAAGTCCGAAACCGTGTGGTTAAAAGAACAGCTTGAAAAGAGCAGTCAGCAGCTGATGGACCTAGAAAAGGTGCTGTCCGATCGTTTCATGACACTCGCGCAAAAGGTTTTGGAGGATCAGAACCAAAAGTTTCAAGACTTCGGCAATAAAAACCTGGGTGGACTAATCACTCCCTTGCGCGAGAAGCTACAGACGTTCGAAAAGCAGATTCAAGACACTTACGCTAAAGAGTCTACCGAGCGCTCGCTGTTACGTCAGCAGGTGGAGGGATTGATCGGCGCACAAGCCAAACTCAGCGAGGATGCCAATCGTCTCTCAAGCGCTTTGCGCGCAGACGTCAAACAACAGGGCAATTGGGGTGAGCTCGTTTTGCGCAGAATTCTTGAAAGTTCTGGTCTGCGTGAGGGGCAAGAATTTGTTATGCAGGGAAAGGGAATGGATTTGAAGGGGGACGATGGCGAAGGCCAAAAACCCGACTATATTATTTGGCTCGAGGATCGAAAGTTCCTGATCGTCGATTCGAAAGTCACGATTCGTTCATTTGAAAAATTCATTCATGCCCAGGATGAAAATTCCAGAGACGAGCACTGGCGCCATTACCTATTAGCAATCGAAGATCATGTGAATGGTCTTTCTGGCAAACACTACCACAGCAACGAAAAGCTAGGGTCGCCCGAATACGTCATGATGTTTATGCCAACCGAAGCCTCCTTTGCGCTGCTCGTAGATCGCAGCCCAGATTTGATTGAAAAAGCTTGGGGTAAGAAAATAATTCTCGTCGGTCCAACCAATCTGATGGCGTGTCTAAAAGCCGTCGACTCGGTGTGGAAATTTAATCGGCAAAACAAAAACGTCGAAGAGATTATGAGTATCGGACAAAAGGCCCTGCACAAGTTTGCTGACTTCACGGCCAACATTGAGGCCATCGGCACGAGTCTAAAAGGTGCACAAACGTCGCTAGATAAGGCCACGGCCCAGCTCCAGGGAAAGGGCGGCATGGTTTCGCTGATGAAGAAGATGAATACTCTTGATGTCCCATCTACGAAAGCGCTGGCGAAATTTGCCGCTGATGTCGATACCGAAGTCGGTGAGCTAAGCGAACCTGGGACTAAACCTGACGGCGCTGCCTAA
- a CDS encoding histone deacetylase family protein: MTMTGYFTHPSFRLHEIAPGHPECPERLDAIDDRLLIAGLDVLLDRRTATPASTSDIALAHDPNYIAALRGLSAELKTEVAAGGADHLAIDADTSINIHTWTAALHAVGAAIDAVDAVLAGEFKTAFCAVRPPGHHATHNQAMGFCFFNNVAIAAKYALERHNLKRVAIVDFDVHHGNGTEDICKNDNRILMVSFYQHPFYPLDWPHSNAPNMVNLPVSADTKGIDIRDMIETVWMPRLEEFKPELIVISAGFDAHREDDMGQLDLVENDYAWITSRIMDVANRYAQGRVVSCLEGGYVMGSLSRSVEAHIRVMANS, encoded by the coding sequence ATGACAATGACTGGATACTTCACTCACCCAAGCTTTCGGCTTCATGAGATTGCACCGGGTCACCCCGAATGCCCTGAGCGTCTTGATGCCATTGATGACCGCCTGTTGATTGCGGGACTGGATGTGTTGCTGGATAGGCGCACGGCTACCCCCGCATCCACCTCGGACATTGCGCTGGCGCACGACCCCAATTACATCGCGGCCCTTCGCGGTTTGAGCGCCGAACTGAAGACAGAAGTTGCCGCAGGTGGTGCCGATCACTTGGCGATTGATGCCGACACCAGCATCAACATACACACGTGGACAGCGGCACTGCATGCGGTAGGTGCCGCGATCGACGCCGTTGATGCAGTCCTGGCGGGCGAATTCAAAACGGCTTTTTGCGCCGTGCGTCCCCCAGGCCACCACGCCACCCACAACCAGGCCATGGGTTTTTGTTTTTTCAACAATGTGGCCATTGCGGCCAAGTACGCGCTAGAGCGCCACAACCTCAAGCGGGTGGCCATTGTTGATTTTGACGTGCACCACGGTAACGGCACCGAAGACATCTGCAAGAACGACAACCGAATCCTAATGGTGAGCTTTTATCAGCACCCGTTTTACCCGCTCGACTGGCCACATTCCAACGCGCCCAACATGGTCAACCTTCCGGTCTCGGCCGACACCAAAGGCATAGACATCCGCGATATGATCGAGACCGTCTGGATGCCGCGCTTGGAGGAATTCAAGCCCGAGCTGATTGTGATCAGCGCCGGCTTTGACGCCCACCGCGAGGACGACATGGGCCAGTTGGATCTTGTGGAAAACGACTATGCGTGGATCACCAGCCGCATCATGGACGTGGCAAACCGTTATGCGCAGGGGCGCGTGGTGAGCTGTTTGGAAGGCGGCTATGTGATGGGCTCGCTCTCGCGCAGCGTAGAGGCACACATACGAGTCATGGCGAATTCGTAG
- a CDS encoding ADP-ribosylglycohydrolase family protein: MSHNVERRKRIRGMLLGLHTGDSLGAPLEFGPSLPDLSHRSMTGGGSFDWRPGQATDDTDLALLVLKAIKGKSSFDLAALRKSLVEYLDAEPVDIGNTTASAIGRLKNGEAFGGTENEDEQGNGSLMRVAPLALLDLPDAEIISVIEQQARLTHAHINCLVADRCFVRALKASLNGAQLNEVRAVLLNSVLDFGPFAEHLTGAESTDWDELPNSGWVVHSLHVLIWSLFNCESFEDALVKVVNLGGDADTNGAICGALWGAIEGVDAIPQSWLAALERREHFEELLKDY, from the coding sequence GTGAGTCATAACGTCGAACGCCGAAAGAGAATCCGAGGTATGCTGCTGGGTCTTCACACGGGAGACTCGCTAGGTGCGCCACTGGAGTTTGGACCGAGTCTCCCAGATTTAAGCCACCGCTCTATGACCGGTGGAGGCAGCTTCGACTGGCGGCCAGGACAAGCGACGGACGATACAGATCTTGCGCTATTGGTTTTAAAGGCAATCAAGGGAAAATCCTCTTTTGATTTGGCGGCCTTGAGAAAAAGCCTGGTTGAGTACCTCGATGCTGAGCCTGTCGATATCGGCAACACTACCGCTTCTGCAATCGGCCGCCTCAAAAACGGCGAAGCCTTTGGTGGAACCGAAAACGAAGACGAGCAAGGAAATGGTTCACTTATGCGAGTCGCGCCGCTTGCGCTTCTTGATCTGCCTGATGCCGAAATTATTTCTGTGATCGAACAGCAAGCGCGCCTAACACATGCCCACATAAACTGCCTCGTCGCCGATCGCTGCTTCGTTCGCGCGCTAAAAGCGTCGCTCAACGGTGCGCAATTAAACGAAGTGCGCGCAGTCCTACTTAATTCTGTTTTAGATTTCGGGCCATTTGCTGAACACTTAACAGGCGCGGAATCTACCGATTGGGACGAGCTCCCTAATTCAGGCTGGGTTGTTCATTCCCTTCATGTCCTAATTTGGTCCCTCTTCAATTGCGAAAGTTTCGAGGACGCCTTGGTAAAAGTCGTGAACCTAGGTGGCGATGCAGATACCAATGGCGCCATCTGCGGCGCACTGTGGGGCGCCATCGAAGGAGTTGATGCGATCCCACAAAGCTGGTTGGCAGCACTCGAACGCCGCGAACATTTTGAAGAACTGCTAAAGGACTATTAA
- a CDS encoding DUF2779 domain-containing protein, with protein sequence MTKSRFKIGAECPTKLYYNDRKEYGNKKSQDEFLKALAEGGFQVGELAKMYFPGGVEVDTLEKSAAIARTNELLKQENVTIFEAAIAFDNFLVRVDVLEKKGNQVNLIEVKAKSFDSSKIFECFDKRSLKKNEYKLTSAWGPYVLDVSFQTYVLQQAYPQLTVTPYLMLADKSKSASLDGIHQLFLIERDAAGRTRARVTNDVKGGELGRELLVKVPLSNEVEKILTRVKLDWAGDFNALVKLLSALLKEDKQYPPTVGSHCKTCEFRIDHGRFDADTKSGFSNCWRQARKLNDDDFKKEFIFDVWNFRASEDAIEAGTIFIEQLTKEDIDVKPREDDKAGLSRSERQWVQIESVKKSDGSVMFDRAGLAAEVRGYKYPLHFIDFETATVAIPFHKGRRPYEQLAYQFSHHVLAADGKLEHRTEYLDTRQNEFPNFDFVRALKRALEGDEGTVFRFAPHENVVLNQIHHQLRESVEPDRDVLMAWIESLTTPSKDAEIQWTPKRQFVDMLDLTHRFYYLPETRGSNSIKKVLPAVLRYKGRALESKFPAWIQFDEAGRAKDPYKLLPPIFTDIDQAQLELIEKLLIEKEDLNDGGAALIAWSRMQFTEMSSFERQRVSEALLRYCALDTLAMVMIWEWWMLEIGTA encoded by the coding sequence TTGACAAAATCGAGATTTAAAATTGGGGCTGAGTGTCCGACGAAGCTTTATTACAATGATCGAAAAGAATACGGGAATAAGAAAAGCCAAGATGAATTTTTAAAGGCACTTGCGGAGGGCGGGTTTCAAGTTGGCGAGCTGGCTAAGATGTACTTTCCCGGCGGAGTTGAGGTCGATACGCTCGAAAAATCCGCTGCAATCGCGAGAACGAATGAGCTATTGAAGCAAGAGAACGTGACGATTTTTGAAGCAGCTATCGCATTTGATAATTTTCTGGTGCGCGTGGATGTTCTCGAGAAAAAAGGTAATCAAGTAAATCTCATCGAAGTGAAGGCGAAGAGTTTCGATTCGTCAAAAATCTTTGAGTGCTTCGACAAACGCTCTCTTAAAAAAAATGAATATAAGCTAACTAGTGCTTGGGGGCCCTATGTCCTCGATGTCTCATTTCAAACCTATGTATTGCAGCAGGCCTATCCGCAACTCACGGTTACGCCTTATCTTATGCTTGCTGACAAATCCAAGTCAGCGTCTCTGGACGGTATTCATCAATTGTTTCTTATCGAAAGGGACGCAGCAGGCCGGACTCGGGCAAGAGTCACAAACGATGTTAAAGGTGGCGAACTGGGACGTGAACTCTTGGTGAAGGTTCCACTTTCAAACGAGGTCGAGAAGATTCTTACTCGAGTGAAGCTAGATTGGGCGGGGGACTTCAATGCGCTCGTGAAACTGCTTTCGGCGCTTTTGAAGGAGGATAAACAGTATCCACCGACCGTTGGGTCACACTGTAAAACCTGTGAGTTTCGAATCGATCATGGGCGCTTTGATGCCGATACAAAATCTGGATTTTCAAATTGCTGGCGCCAAGCGCGAAAGCTCAACGATGACGACTTTAAAAAAGAGTTCATCTTCGACGTTTGGAACTTTCGGGCGAGTGAGGATGCGATTGAAGCCGGAACCATTTTTATCGAACAGCTGACTAAAGAAGACATTGACGTGAAACCCCGTGAAGATGACAAGGCGGGGCTATCGCGTTCTGAACGGCAGTGGGTCCAGATCGAGTCCGTGAAGAAGTCTGACGGAAGCGTGATGTTCGATCGCGCGGGGCTCGCGGCAGAAGTCCGAGGCTATAAATATCCTCTTCACTTCATCGACTTTGAAACCGCGACGGTTGCCATTCCTTTTCACAAAGGGCGTAGGCCCTATGAACAGCTCGCCTATCAGTTCTCGCATCACGTGCTTGCTGCAGACGGAAAGCTTGAGCATCGGACCGAATATCTTGATACTAGGCAAAATGAGTTCCCAAATTTTGACTTTGTTCGTGCCCTTAAAAGAGCGCTTGAAGGCGACGAGGGCACGGTCTTTCGGTTTGCACCACACGAAAATGTCGTACTTAATCAAATCCATCATCAATTGAGGGAATCTGTCGAGCCTGATCGTGATGTCTTGATGGCTTGGATTGAATCGCTAACTACGCCTTCAAAAGATGCGGAAATTCAATGGACGCCAAAGAGACAGTTCGTCGACATGCTCGACTTGACTCATCGATTTTACTACTTGCCCGAGACGCGTGGTTCAAATTCAATCAAAAAAGTCTTACCAGCGGTTCTTCGCTACAAGGGGCGAGCACTTGAATCTAAGTTTCCGGCTTGGATTCAGTTTGATGAGGCCGGTCGGGCAAAAGATCCCTACAAGCTCTTACCGCCGATTTTCACCGACATTGACCAGGCACAGTTGGAATTGATTGAAAAGTTATTGATTGAGAAAGAGGATCTGAATGACGGGGGAGCGGCACTGATTGCCTGGTCACGCATGCAATTCACAGAAATGTCTTCCTTCGAGCGGCAACGGGTTAGCGAGGCGCTACTTCGTTACTGCGCACTGGACACACTGGCTATGGTGATGATCTGGGAGTGGTGGATGCTTGAGATCGGAACGGCGTAA